The following proteins are co-located in the Castanea sativa cultivar Marrone di Chiusa Pesio chromosome 8, ASM4071231v1 genome:
- the LOC142605967 gene encoding uncharacterized protein LOC142605967, whose product MQMMREQMDLMMNALRGWVSSDLDELVHQTDSPFTAPVTLFLLLPKFRMPQVEAYDGSKDPLDHPETFKTLMHLQGVTDEIMCRAFRTTLRGFARVWFSKLTPNSIITFKELSAQFASHFIGGHRYKKSMACLMNIKQHEDETLKSYITYFNKEALLIDEVDDKILVAVFTNGLRKGKFLFYLYKNDSKTMSNVLYKATKYMNVEDALLA is encoded by the coding sequence ATGCAGATGATGAGGGAGCAAATGGAcctgatgatgaacgcccttagaggatgGGTATCAAGCGATCTCGACGAGTTGGTGCACCAGACGGATTCACCCTTCACTGCACCTGTTACTTTGTTCCTTCTCCTGCCAAAGTTCCGTATGCCGCAAGTGGAAGCCTACGACGGGTCAAAGGATCCTTTGGACCACCCGGAGACGTTCAAGACCCTCATGCACCTGCAGGGTGTAACAGATGAGATCATGTGCCGGGCCTTTCGCACTACATTGAGAGGTTTTGCAAGGGTATGGTTTAGCAAGTTAACGCCAAATTCCATCATCACCTTCAAGGAGTTGAGCGCCCAGTTTGCCTCGCACTTTATCGGGGGACACAGGTACAAGAAGTCAATGGCATGCCTAATGAATATCAAGCAACATGAGGACGAGACACTAAAATCTTACATCACCTACTTCAACAAGGAGGCCCTCTTAATTGATGAAGTtgacgacaagatactcgtaGCTGTGTTTACCAATGGGCTACGGAAGGGgaagtttttgttttacttataCAAGAACGACTCGAAAACCATGTCAAATGTACTTTACAAGGCTACCAAATATATGAACGTGGAGGATGCATTGCTTGCCTAA
- the LOC142605679 gene encoding putative protein phosphatase 2C 25, with product MSVAVSNSPVFSPSSSLFCNKTSIITASPEALTLTLSHLKPSPCSSSSSAPSSPSSPFRLRFPKPPTGLSSSSSSVSVSTSGSSSPNTVLKRKRPARLDIPVASMCFGAPATPSMAAREVVEEEANGYSVYCKRGRREAMEDRYSALLNLQGDSKQAFFGIFDGHGGAKAAEFAAENLDKNIIDEVMTRGENEIEEAVKQGYLNTDSDFLKEDMRGGSCCVTALIRKGNVVVSNVGDCRAVLSRGGVAEALTSDHRPSRKDEKERIETLGGYVDFCHGVWRIQGSLAVSRGIGDRHLKQWVIAEPDTKVLRIIPEYEFLILASDGLWDKVSIQEAVDIARPLCIDTPQPLTACKMLADLSASRGSSDDISVMLIQLGRYI from the exons ATGTCTGTAGCTGTTTCGAACTCGCCTGTGTTCTCACCCTCATCGTCTTTGTTCTGCAACAAGACCTCGATAATCACAGCTTCCCCAGAAGCGTTAACACTAACGCTAAGCCATCTAAAGCCTTCACCATGCTCTTCATCTTCGTCTGCTCCCTCTTCGCCTTCTTCGCCTTTTAGGCTTCGGTTTCCGAAACCACCGACTgggctttcttcttcttcatcttctgtTTCGGTTTCGACTTCTGGGTCTTCATCGCCGAATACGGTGCTGAAGAGGAAAAGGCCGGCGAGGCTTGATATTCCGGTGGCTTCGATGTGTTTTGGGGCACCGGCTACGCCATCGATGGCGGCAAGggaggtggtggaggaagaAGCAAATGGGTATTCTGTGTATTgtaagagagggaggagagaaGCTATGGAGGATCGCTACTCGGCTCTACTTAATCTTCAAGGAGATTCTAAACAG GCTTTCTTTGGTATATTTGATGGCCATGGAGGTGCAAAAGCTGCTGAGTTTGCGGCAGAAAACTTGGATAAGAACATAATAGATGAAGTGATGACAAGGGGTGAAAATGAAATTGAAGAAGCCGTTAAGCAAGGTTACCTGAACACAGACTCCGATTTCTTGAAGGAGGATATGCGAGGTGGCTCGTGCTGTGTGACAGCATTGATTAGGAAAGGGAACGTTGTTGTATCCAATGTTGGTGACTGTCGTGCTGTTTTGAGCAGAGGTGGTGTTGCTGAGGCACTTACCTCTGATCATCGTCCTTCGAGGAAAGACGAAAAGGAAAGAATTGAGACCCTG ggtgGCTATGTTGATTTCTGCCATGGAGTATGGAGAATTCAGGGATCTCTGGCTGTATCTAGAGGGATTGGAGATCGACACCTTAAGCAATGGGTAATAGCAGAGCCAGATACAAAAGTTCTTAGAATCATACCAGAATATGAGTTCTTAATCTTAGCATCTGATGGATTATGGGATAAG GTCAGTATTCAGGAAGCAGTAGATATTGCTCGTCCTTTGTGCATAGATACGCCACAACCATTGACTGCCTGTAAAATGCTTGCGGATCTTTCTGCTTCACGAGGGTCTTCTGATGATATAAGCGTGATGCTAATTCAATTGGGGCGCTATATTTAA